The following proteins are encoded in a genomic region of Neospora caninum Liverpool complete genome, chromosome XI:
- a CDS encoding GF20994, related codes for MCESCLELGIQFVTVYAFALGNFHRDPAEVTGLLNLAEEKFADKGWIDGFFKRLGIRLRFLGDFSYLPDRLRTALATAVQETSEACADPNGLGCRLLVTVCVAYGSRREIARALAGEVSLLQDAPLNHRRQLPAATWPSDSASSGIERQQTTDTDGSGAASVDILEAHLSPSGACTTWHSTRKRGHQLWTALQIENVPPPDLLLRTSAPPCHAAADIQP; via the exons ATGTGCGAGAGCTGCTTAGAGCTGGGGATTCAGTTTGTAACGGTGTACGCCTTCGCGTTGGGTAATTTCCACCGAGACCCCGCGGAGGTCACTGGCCTTCTGAACTTGGCGGAAGAGAAGTTCGCAGACAAAGGGTGGATCGA TGGATTTTTCAAGCGGTTGGGCATCcgcctgcgtttcctcgGAGACTTCTCCTACCTGCCTGATCGTCTGAGGACAGCTCTAGCAACTGCTGTGCAGGAAACGTCGGAGGCGTGCGCAGACCCGAACGGTCTGGGCTGTCGACTTCTTGTGACTGTCTGTGTGGCGTATGGGTCAAGAAGGGAAATCGCGCGGGCCCTTGCCGGCGAGGTTTCTCTGCTGCAAGACGCTCCACTTAACCACCGCCGTCAGTTGCCTGCGGCGACCTGGCCATCTGAttcggcttcttccggtATCGAACGACAGCAAACAACCGACACTGACGGCTCTGGCGCAGCTTCTGTCGACA TCCTGGAAGCACACCTGTCTCCTAGTGGAGCGTGCACCACGTGGCACTCAACTCG AAAGCGGGGCCATCAGCTGTGGACTGCTCTTCAGATCGAAAACGTCCCTCCACCTGATTTGCTCCTTCGCACTTCGG CACCGCCTTGTCATGCTGCAGCGGATATCCAGCCTTAA